The following proteins are encoded in a genomic region of Clostridium kluyveri:
- the pth gene encoding aminoacyl-tRNA hydrolase produces the protein MFLIVGLGNIGVKYHRTRHNIGFDFIDLVSKKYNITLNREKFKGNYGEGFIGQNKVILLKPGTYMNLSGESVREAVNFYKIENDHMIIIYDDIDIDIGRFRIRSRGSAGGHNGIKNIILNLGTDVFPRIKIGIGHPTVDLVSYVLGKFSEDDRINIEKVLKTSVEALECITDFGIEVAMNKFNGFKL, from the coding sequence ATGTTTTTAATAGTTGGTTTAGGAAATATAGGAGTTAAATATCACCGTACAAGACATAATATTGGATTTGATTTTATAGATTTAGTGAGCAAAAAGTATAATATTACCTTAAATAGGGAAAAATTTAAAGGAAATTATGGAGAAGGGTTCATAGGACAAAATAAAGTTATATTATTGAAACCTGGTACTTATATGAATCTAAGTGGGGAAAGTGTAAGAGAAGCTGTAAATTTTTATAAGATTGAAAATGACCATATGATAATTATATATGATGATATAGATATAGATATTGGAAGGTTTAGAATAAGGTCTCGGGGAAGTGCTGGAGGACATAATGGTATAAAAAATATAATATTAAATCTAGGAACGGATGTATTTCCAAGAATAAAAATAGGTATTGGACATCCTACTGTAGATCTTGTATCTTATGTTCTTGGAAAGTTCTCTGAAGATGATAGGATTAATATAGAAAAGGTTTTAAAAACTAGTGTAGAAGCATTAGAGTGTATTACGGATTTTGGCATAGAAGTAGCTATGAATAAGTTTAATGGATTTAAGCTGTGA